AAATCTAAACAGTGATGATTACGTCGTGCTTTTTGACGAGCGTGGTTCTGCATTTGATTCTATTCAGTTTTCTAAAAAGATCGAAAATATTCTGGGAAGCTCTAAGAAGCGCTGTATTTTTATTATTGGTGGCGCTTTTGGGGTGAACGAAGAAGTTCGTAAAAGAGCAGATCTGAAGGTTTCACTATCACCCATGGTGATGAATCATCTGATGGCCCAGGCAATGTGCTTAGAGCAAATTTACCGGGCCTTTACGATTATCAAAAAAATTCCCTATCACAATATCTAGTTCATTAACCATGGTGGGAATGCGCCAAGTTCCGCTTGGGGATCTCGTTTTAATTCAATAAGGCGTTCCCATTCATAATCCAAATAAGGCTCCTGCATTTCCAAGGCTTTTTCTAAAGAAATAGCCTGTATATCTTTACAGTCATCTCTCGGATCAACTGTGTCAGGATGGCAAAGTGAGAAATCAAAACGTTTTTTATCTCCACCCATCAAGTGATTCCATTCAGCTAACTTTAATGGACGTGCAGGTTCAATGGCAGGATCTAAAACGTAAGCTTCATCCCCAACACGATAAGTGACAGCAACATGATACCACCAGCTAATATCACCATAGCGGGCATTTTTAGAGGAAACCCATAGATCACCGAAGATAAAGATTTTCTTGGGGGCCGGAAGGTGAGCGT
This is a stretch of genomic DNA from Bdellovibrio reynosensis. It encodes these proteins:
- a CDS encoding 23S rRNA (pseudouridine(1915)-N(3))-methyltransferase RlmH codes for the protein MKFILYNLATAKEDWADEVSELYKKKISFFIPFDIQVLKAKKSAREDADFKRNEESELILKNLNSDDYVVLFDERGSAFDSIQFSKKIENILGSSKKRCIFIIGGAFGVNEEVRKRADLKVSLSPMVMNHLMAQAMCLEQIYRAFTIIKKIPYHNI